In one window of Hyla sarda isolate aHylSar1 chromosome 1, aHylSar1.hap1, whole genome shotgun sequence DNA:
- the LOC130304697 gene encoding protein spinster homolog 1-like translates to MASPQDPLLKEEEEAMEDHSDMDVEKGDIPERQKLPSLSGMSTARSIITVVILAFVNLLIYANRSSVAGVLPYIQKAYDTNASLSGLLNTLFIGSYVLVAPIAGYLGDHCNKKYTVCAGVIVWLSMTLTLSFIPDGYFLLFLLTSGLVGAGEATFCTIAPSIIADLFTSDQRTRMLNVFYSVIPVGCGLGYIIGPKVTDAARGDWHWAFRVTPGLGLIAVALMILVTKELPRTTTNGKKNNKSQKFAKWATDLKKLFKNRSFMLTTMGSTAVSFIVGAIGVWGPSYLTHARTLLQEKDPCRAEPCDYHDILIFGVVTVVSGILGVVAGTEISKRYRKSNPRADPLVCGCAMMLSAPFLLLALTFGNISLVATNIFIFIGETLLSVNFTLISDIILKVVTPWRRSSALAVQMTIYHLLGDAGSPYLIGLISYTYERGYAKSPLLKYRSLEYALMTCTIMAVIGGAFFMATALYIERDEKEAEMESEPPSTSSSSLLPADEDRASD, encoded by the coding sequence atggcctctccacaagacccattgctgaaggaggaggaagaagcaatggaggaccatagtgatatggatgtagaaaagggcgatatccctgagaggcagaaatTGCCATCTCTAAGCgggatgtccaccgcacgttccatcatcaccgtagtgatcctcgcctttgttaatttgctcatctatgcaaatcgctccagcgtggcgggggtgctgccttatatacagaaagcatatgacaccaatgctagtctgtccggcttattgaatacattgttcattggaagctatgtgctggtcgcaccaattgccggatatttgggcgaccactgtaataagaaatatactgtttgcgcaggagtcatcgtttggctgagcatgacacttaccctgtcattcatccctgacgggtacttcctgctcttcctgctgacgagtggactggttggagccggagaggcgactttctgcaccattgccccctccatcattgcagacctttttacaagtgaccagcggacccgcatgctgaacgtgttttactccgtcatacctgtaggctgcggactaggatacatcatcgggcccaaagtgactgatgcagcaaggggcgattggcactgggcatttcgggtcacccctggcctgggcctcatagctgtggctttgatgattttggtcacaaaggagcttccaagaacgactacaaacgggaagaagaacaacaaatcccagaagtttgccaaatgggcgacagatctgaaaaaattatttaaaaatcgaagcttcatgttaaccaccatgggatcgacggctgtatccttcatagtgggagccataggtgtatggggtccgtcatacctgacccacgcacgaacactcctacaagagaaggacccttgccgtgctgaaccgtgtgactatcacgacatcctaatatttggtgtggttacagtcgtttccggcattctgggagttgtagcagggacggagataagtaaaagatatcgcaaatccaacccacgggcggacccgcttgtgtgtggatgcgcgatgatgctctccgccccttttcttctgttggcattgacttttggcaacatcagcctcgttgccaccaacatcttcatcttcatcggagagacgcttctgtcagtaaatttcaccctcatatctgacattatactaaaagtagtaactccgtggaggagatcttcagccctggccgtgcagatgacaatctatcacctcctaggtgacgccggcagcccgtacctcatcggcctgatatcttacacttacgaacgaggatatgccaaatcccctcttctgaaataccgcagcctggagtatgccctcatgacctgcaccataatggcagtcatcggaggggccttcttcatggccacggccctatatatagagagggacgaaaaagaagcagagatggaatcagaacctccgtcaacctcctcctcctcactgcttcctgccgatgaggaccgcgcttcagactga